The Candidatus Dadabacteria bacterium genome includes a window with the following:
- the tatC gene encoding twin-arginine translocase subunit TatC yields MKEETGMDFLEHAEELRKRIIYSLIPILVFFVPCYIFSKQLFDLLMGPIIRSLPEGSSLIFTRPAEGFLTYLKVSLFFSFFLSVPFILYNVWHFVSPALYKREKRVVIPLVTFGTLFFIIGALFCYFIAAPQGLRFLLGEYTTEYVKAFPSIKEALSFLTALMIGFGLVFEFPLIVFILSRLGLVTAGFLARNRKYAFLINAILAAFITPTTDAVSMMFMLVPLFIFYELGIIIAKVFAKKKPETEPAGEEFG; encoded by the coding sequence ATGAAAGAAGAAACCGGCATGGATTTTCTTGAGCACGCAGAAGAACTCAGAAAAAGAATCATATATTCCCTGATTCCGATACTCGTCTTTTTCGTTCCCTGCTACATTTTCTCAAAGCAGCTCTTCGACCTGCTCATGGGACCCATAATAAGGAGCCTGCCCGAGGGAAGCTCCCTCATATTCACACGCCCAGCCGAGGGGTTTCTTACCTATCTCAAGGTATCGCTGTTTTTCTCCTTCTTCCTTTCTGTTCCGTTCATTCTCTATAACGTCTGGCATTTCGTTTCCCCCGCGCTCTACAAGAGGGAAAAAAGGGTCGTTATTCCGCTTGTCACGTTCGGAACGCTGTTTTTCATCATCGGCGCGCTTTTCTGCTACTTCATCGCCGCCCCGCAGGGGCTTCGGTTTCTGCTCGGGGAATACACTACAGAGTACGTAAAGGCGTTTCCCAGCATAAAGGAGGCGCTGTCGTTCCTTACGGCGCTTATGATAGGTTTCGGGCTCGTGTTCGAGTTTCCGCTTATAGTCTTCATCCTCTCAAGGCTCGGGCTTGTAACAGCGGGATTTCTCGCTAGGAACAGAAAATACGCGTTTTTGATAAACGCCATTCTCGCCGCTTTCATAACACCCACTACAGACGCCGTATCGATGATGTTCATGCTCGTTCCTCTTTTCATCTTCTACGAGCTTGGAATAATTATCGCAAAAGTATTCGCAAAGAAAAAACCTGAAACAGAACCGGCCGGAGAGGAATTCGGTTAA
- a CDS encoding PhoH family protein produces the protein MDGIRELELENIEAVKVLYGEFNSNLKEIENEFDISIHTRGNKITLKGNEERTAEAGMLMGQMYSLIEKGYLLQPSDIKIAKRLLSQKDASLEEIFLDTVCISVRKKIITPKTINQKLYIDAIRRNDMVFGIGPAGTGKTYLAMAMAVSAFTNKKVNRIVLARPAVEAGEKLGFLPGDLQEKVNPYLRPLFDALYDMMDFERANRLIEKNMIEIVPIAYMRGRTLNDAFIILDEAQNTTAIQMKMFLTRLGFGSKTVITGDITQIDLAKDQNSGLIEAMNILSGIKGIEFVNFSKTDVIRHPLVMKIIDAYEKIKDNVSGRTP, from the coding sequence ATGGACGGAATCAGGGAACTCGAACTTGAGAACATAGAAGCGGTAAAGGTCCTCTACGGGGAATTTAACTCGAATCTCAAGGAAATAGAGAACGAATTCGACATAAGCATCCACACCCGGGGCAACAAAATCACTCTCAAGGGGAACGAGGAGAGGACCGCGGAGGCGGGCATGCTCATGGGGCAGATGTATTCTCTTATAGAAAAGGGGTACCTTCTCCAGCCTTCGGACATAAAGATAGCGAAAAGGCTTCTAAGCCAGAAAGACGCCTCCCTTGAAGAGATATTCCTCGACACGGTCTGCATATCCGTACGGAAAAAAATAATAACCCCCAAGACAATAAACCAGAAACTCTACATCGACGCCATAAGAAGAAACGACATGGTGTTCGGCATAGGACCAGCGGGAACGGGAAAAACCTACCTGGCGATGGCGATGGCCGTCTCGGCGTTTACGAACAAGAAAGTAAACAGAATAGTGCTCGCTCGGCCCGCCGTGGAGGCGGGAGAAAAACTGGGGTTTCTCCCCGGCGATCTCCAAGAAAAGGTGAATCCGTATCTGAGGCCCCTTTTCGACGCTCTTTACGACATGATGGATTTTGAGAGGGCAAACAGGCTGATTGAGAAAAACATGATTGAAATCGTCCCGATAGCCTACATGAGGGGAAGAACGCTGAATGACGCATTCATAATTCTCGATGAAGCGCAGAACACGACAGCCATACAGATGAAGATGTTTCTTACAAGGCTCGGATTCGGCTCAAAAACGGTCATAACGGGAGACATTACCCAGATAGACCTTGCCAAGGACCAGAACTCCGGGCTGATCGAAGCCATGAACATCCTCTCCGGAATAAAGGGAATAGAGTTCGTCAACTTCTCGAAAACTGACGTCATAAGGCATCCTCTAGTGATGAAAATAATAGACGCGTACGAAAAAATTAAGGATAATGTGAGCGGACGTACCCCGTAA
- the serA gene encoding phosphoglycerate dehydrogenase: protein MKILITDGLAKQGLELLKAAEGVEVDERKGISPDELVDIIKDYEGLVVRSATKVTKEVIEASGGRLRIIGRAGIGIDNIDLDAATRNGVAVMNTPESNSITTAEHTITLLLSLARRIPQAHSSIKSGKWERNKYKGVEVYGKTIGLVGLGNIGKLVAERAMGLKMKAIAYDPYLSKEAAKKLSIELVSLDELFRRSDVITVHTPLTDETRDLVNSESFEKMKKGVIVINCARGGIVNEADMAEALREGKVGGAAFDVYTSEPIDPENPVLSVDENIVLTPHLGASTEEAQIKVGTTMAEQLIDFAQKGVVRNAVNMPSLTTEQLAVMRPYMSICEKIGSLHGQICKGAVRTVEVTYEGEAAEMDCGYLTVSVLKGFLSHIMDISVTYVNAPSIAEERKIKVVESKSAAMSQYTSLITVTVTTREATNEISGSVFSGNHGRIVKVNGVEIDVVPEGFLLVSHNYDRPGFIGSMCTVLGKNGVNIGRMHLGRKSAGGEAIVFTNVDTEVSEEVIQEILTVENIISVTQVSFSDE, encoded by the coding sequence TTGAAAATACTGATAACCGACGGACTTGCTAAGCAGGGCCTTGAACTTCTTAAGGCCGCCGAGGGGGTCGAGGTTGACGAGAGAAAAGGCATCTCTCCCGACGAGCTTGTCGATATAATAAAGGACTATGAAGGCCTCGTGGTAAGAAGCGCTACGAAGGTTACAAAGGAAGTCATAGAGGCTTCGGGTGGCAGGCTTCGGATCATAGGACGCGCCGGAATAGGGATAGACAACATAGACCTTGACGCCGCGACCAGAAACGGGGTGGCCGTTATGAACACCCCCGAGTCAAACTCGATAACCACTGCGGAGCACACCATCACCTTGCTGCTTTCCCTTGCCAGAAGGATTCCCCAGGCCCACTCCTCGATAAAATCGGGCAAGTGGGAGAGGAACAAGTACAAGGGAGTTGAGGTCTATGGAAAGACGATAGGTCTTGTGGGCCTCGGAAACATAGGAAAGCTGGTGGCAGAGCGTGCTATGGGTCTTAAGATGAAGGCGATCGCGTACGATCCTTACCTAAGCAAGGAAGCCGCGAAGAAGCTAAGCATCGAGCTTGTCTCCCTGGATGAGCTTTTCCGTCGCTCGGACGTTATAACGGTGCACACGCCCCTAACGGACGAGACGAGGGATCTGGTGAACTCTGAGTCTTTTGAGAAGATGAAAAAAGGTGTGATAGTGATTAACTGCGCCAGAGGGGGGATAGTGAACGAGGCGGACATGGCTGAGGCCCTCCGCGAAGGCAAGGTGGGAGGAGCGGCGTTTGACGTTTACACCTCAGAACCCATAGACCCCGAAAACCCCGTTCTCTCGGTCGATGAAAACATAGTGCTCACCCCGCATCTAGGCGCTTCAACGGAGGAGGCGCAGATAAAGGTCGGGACCACAATGGCGGAGCAGCTTATAGATTTCGCGCAGAAAGGGGTAGTCAGAAACGCGGTTAACATGCCGTCGCTTACAACGGAGCAGCTTGCCGTCATGAGGCCTTATATGTCAATCTGCGAGAAGATAGGCAGTCTTCACGGGCAGATCTGCAAGGGCGCGGTTCGCACTGTAGAGGTGACTTACGAGGGCGAAGCGGCCGAAATGGACTGCGGGTACCTGACGGTTTCCGTGCTGAAAGGCTTTCTCTCGCACATAATGGATATCTCGGTGACTTACGTTAACGCTCCGTCGATAGCCGAGGAAAGAAAAATAAAAGTGGTGGAGTCAAAATCCGCGGCCATGAGCCAGTACACAAGTCTCATTACCGTGACCGTTACGACCCGCGAGGCGACCAACGAGATTTCGGGAAGCGTTTTCAGCGGGAACCACGGGAGGATAGTCAAGGTGAACGGGGTCGAGATCGACGTCGTTCCCGAGGGATTCCTGCTCGTGAGCCACAACTACGACCGCCCGGGCTTCATAGGTTCCATGTGTACTGTTCTCGGGAAAAACGGCGTAAACATCGGTCGGATGCACCTTGGAAGAAAATCCGCCGGCGGGGAAGCCATAGTTTTTACGAACGTCGATACCGAGGTTAGCGAAGAAGTTATCCAGGAGATTTTGACCGTAGAGAATATTATTTCGGTAACCCAAGTCAGTTTTTCAGATGAATAG
- the hisZ gene encoding ATP phosphoribosyltransferase regulatory subunit → MNRFLTLPQGVKDFGPVKAENLKRIENVLLEEFSYWGYRRVITPLFEYLDTMSAGIGEDFKHRLMKFVDPHTGEIVVLRPDITPQIGRMVATQLSDYRYPLRLCYSGRVVRYEEKGSGKEREVFQLGCELLGLSSTEGDSEIIALALKSLNRLGLKKITLNLGHTGILDAVLRDAGEIRDELVQALVKKDQEWIRRIVEPSGIPTDVKDVLLSLSDYYGDADILRRAARNEGFKLYIEEIVSVISVLEEYNIECEISVDLVEVKGFEYYTGVTFEVISSVAPVSLATGGRYDGLVSRYGRSVPAAGFAIDAEALMQNTKSRDGENQVHFIIVPKSQDLRSDAIRLAEWLRSSSFKVILDLTGSHADMIDSNNFFDGDGSFATYGIIELESPSKMKLVESRTGSIREFSNLEELLTGGGL, encoded by the coding sequence ATGAATAGATTTTTGACACTGCCCCAGGGAGTGAAGGATTTCGGTCCCGTAAAGGCAGAGAACCTCAAGCGGATAGAGAACGTGCTCCTTGAGGAGTTTTCCTACTGGGGGTACAGGAGGGTTATAACCCCTCTTTTCGAGTATCTTGACACCATGTCCGCGGGCATCGGGGAAGACTTCAAGCACAGGCTGATGAAGTTTGTCGATCCGCACACGGGTGAAATAGTGGTGCTGCGCCCCGACATTACTCCGCAGATCGGACGCATGGTCGCCACGCAGTTAAGCGATTATCGCTACCCACTCAGGCTTTGCTATTCGGGAAGGGTGGTGAGGTACGAGGAGAAGGGCAGCGGCAAGGAGAGGGAAGTTTTTCAGCTCGGCTGCGAGCTTCTGGGGCTTAGTTCGACTGAAGGGGATTCCGAGATAATCGCGCTGGCCCTGAAATCGCTTAACCGTCTCGGCCTTAAAAAAATAACGCTTAACCTCGGGCATACGGGCATTCTTGATGCGGTTCTTCGCGACGCCGGGGAGATACGGGACGAGCTTGTGCAAGCTCTCGTGAAAAAGGACCAGGAGTGGATAAGAAGGATAGTGGAACCCTCCGGGATTCCCACGGACGTAAAGGATGTTCTTCTCTCCCTTTCTGATTACTACGGCGATGCCGATATCCTTCGCAGGGCCGCCCGGAACGAGGGATTCAAGCTCTACATTGAGGAAATCGTCTCTGTGATCTCCGTGCTTGAGGAATACAATATCGAATGCGAGATATCGGTTGATCTTGTTGAGGTCAAGGGTTTTGAGTACTACACCGGAGTTACTTTCGAGGTGATATCGTCCGTCGCTCCCGTTTCCCTGGCTACGGGCGGCAGGTACGACGGCTTAGTCAGCCGGTACGGGCGCAGCGTCCCCGCCGCGGGATTCGCGATAGACGCCGAGGCGCTTATGCAGAACACCAAGAGCAGAGACGGCGAGAACCAGGTCCATTTCATAATAGTGCCCAAGAGCCAGGATCTCAGAAGTGACGCCATAAGGCTTGCCGAATGGCTACGTTCAAGCAGCTTCAAGGTCATACTTGACTTAACCGGAAGCCATGCGGACATGATCGATTCCAATAATTTCTTCGACGGGGACGGCTCGTTCGCCACATACGGGATCATAGAGCTTGAATCTCCTTCCAAGATGAAGCTGGTCGAATCCCGGACCGGGTCGATCAGGGAATTCTCCAATCTCGAGGAACTTCTTACCGGAGGAGGGCTCTAG
- a CDS encoding restriction endonuclease, whose amino-acid sequence MALDLANYERKTATAVRKFWKNREAARKRQSDSGRADQGERASVTAGKNMDGFLDLVSSLVRRNGMKDAKVLKQGRVLTLPGYFRPTKIWDLLILRRGRLVAAIELKSQVGPSFGNNFNNRTEEAIGTAVDLWTAYREGAFGEQSRPFLGWLILLEDTHVSRKPVKNRSPHFQLFPDFQNASYADRYDVFCKKLVQERLYSAACVLMSPRSAASTGKYTEMSEITGLRTFVTELAGHIAAESAR is encoded by the coding sequence ATGGCACTTGATCTTGCAAACTACGAGAGAAAAACCGCAACAGCGGTAAGAAAGTTCTGGAAAAACCGAGAAGCAGCGCGCAAGCGACAAAGTGACTCTGGGAGAGCCGACCAAGGGGAGCGCGCAAGCGTCACGGCCGGAAAGAATATGGACGGTTTTCTCGACCTGGTCTCCAGTCTTGTCCGTAGAAACGGTATGAAGGATGCAAAAGTTCTGAAACAAGGACGCGTATTGACTCTTCCCGGTTATTTCCGCCCAACAAAGATTTGGGATTTGTTGATATTGAGGAGAGGCCGCCTAGTTGCGGCTATCGAGTTGAAATCACAGGTCGGCCCCTCATTCGGTAACAATTTTAACAACCGTACCGAAGAAGCTATAGGAACCGCTGTCGATCTGTGGACGGCCTATCGCGAAGGCGCGTTCGGTGAACAGTCACGACCATTTCTGGGATGGCTGATCCTTCTTGAAGATACCCATGTATCGCGCAAACCGGTAAAAAATCGGTCTCCCCACTTCCAACTGTTCCCGGATTTTCAGAACGCTTCCTATGCGGATCGCTACGACGTTTTCTGCAAAAAACTCGTTCAGGAACGACTCTACTCGGCCGCATGCGTCCTCATGTCCCCCCGCTCCGCCGCAAGCACCGGCAAATATACCGAAATGAGTGAAATTACAGGGCTTCGCACCTTTGTAACGGAACTTGCGGGTCATATAGCCGCCGAATCGGCAAGGTAG
- a CDS encoding AMP-binding protein, which yields MTRKKPKDLMHPVTYKRENGKFDVNWYLKEDRSNWVLPKVLREQAKKLGKKPFLQFGYKKPLSFYQTNRLANRVANALCALGVEKAKKVAVYMPNSDDYVITWFGILKMGAVMVPINTAYKMDFLEYIIDSSDAEVLFIAEEYLDRMPPIAKNLSKLRHVIVWTRSGSKKFKRHGYRFRKMISYSEFINSGSGKEPDVEVTFMDYARLMYTSGTTGRSKGVMRPCAADYSSARNYAEIMDVGSQDVCFTCLPLFHSNAMVMTVYPALIKGAKAVVEERYSSSRFWKWMVDHGVTKFNTVGTMSYFLWNTPPVPEEKQHKIKLVLGSPAPHDMIEEFMERFGIKFMEGYGLTEIGQCTWMRPGEPFRVGSCGKEAPNYEIKIADPETDEEVPRGDIGEIIVRPKIPNVMLHYYHKMPEKTVEDFRNFWFHTGDAGRMDKDGYIYFVDRVKDYIRRRGENISSFEVEKIVNSHPDVEESAAIGIKSEAGKYAEDELMILVIPKEGKEVDPPELIDYLQPRMPYFMIPRFIRSVDSFPKTGTQRTQKNKLREQGVTKDTWDMVEAGYKLKR from the coding sequence ATGACAAGAAAAAAACCTAAGGACCTCATGCATCCCGTCACCTACAAGCGGGAGAACGGGAAATTCGACGTCAACTGGTACCTCAAGGAAGACAGGTCGAACTGGGTGCTTCCCAAGGTGCTTCGCGAACAGGCGAAAAAACTGGGCAAAAAGCCCTTTCTTCAGTTCGGATACAAAAAGCCGCTTAGCTTCTACCAGACAAACCGTCTCGCCAACCGCGTGGCAAACGCCCTTTGCGCCCTCGGGGTGGAAAAGGCAAAGAAAGTCGCCGTCTACATGCCGAACTCCGACGACTACGTAATAACGTGGTTCGGAATCCTCAAGATGGGAGCCGTGATGGTACCCATAAACACGGCCTACAAGATGGATTTTCTTGAATACATAATCGACAGTTCGGATGCCGAGGTGCTTTTCATAGCGGAAGAGTACCTAGACCGGATGCCCCCCATAGCGAAGAACCTCTCAAAGCTTCGCCATGTCATAGTCTGGACAAGAAGCGGGAGCAAGAAGTTTAAAAGACACGGATACAGGTTCCGCAAGATGATTTCCTACTCAGAATTCATAAACTCGGGTTCGGGCAAGGAGCCGGACGTCGAGGTTACCTTCATGGATTACGCGAGGCTCATGTACACGTCGGGCACCACGGGCCGCTCAAAAGGGGTAATGAGACCCTGCGCCGCCGATTACAGCAGCGCTAGGAACTACGCCGAGATAATGGATGTCGGCTCTCAGGACGTGTGCTTCACGTGCCTTCCGCTTTTCCATTCAAACGCCATGGTGATGACCGTCTACCCGGCACTGATAAAGGGAGCAAAAGCGGTGGTCGAGGAGAGATACAGCTCAAGCCGCTTCTGGAAATGGATGGTAGACCACGGGGTGACAAAGTTCAACACCGTGGGGACCATGTCGTATTTTCTCTGGAACACCCCTCCCGTGCCGGAGGAAAAGCAGCACAAGATAAAGCTCGTTCTCGGCTCGCCCGCCCCTCACGACATGATAGAGGAGTTCATGGAGCGCTTCGGGATAAAGTTCATGGAAGGCTATGGCCTGACCGAGATAGGCCAGTGCACCTGGATGAGACCGGGAGAGCCCTTCAGGGTTGGGTCCTGCGGAAAGGAAGCCCCAAACTACGAGATAAAGATCGCCGACCCGGAAACAGACGAAGAGGTGCCTAGGGGGGACATAGGGGAGATCATAGTCCGCCCCAAGATACCGAACGTGATGCTTCACTACTATCACAAAATGCCAGAGAAGACCGTCGAGGACTTCAGGAACTTCTGGTTCCATACGGGCGACGCGGGAAGAATGGACAAAGACGGCTACATATACTTTGTCGACAGGGTGAAGGACTACATAAGGAGAAGGGGGGAGAACATAAGCTCCTTTGAGGTGGAGAAAATTGTCAACTCCCACCCTGATGTCGAGGAATCGGCAGCTATAGGCATAAAGTCAGAAGCCGGGAAATACGCAGAAGACGAGCTCATGATACTAGTGATTCCGAAGGAAGGAAAAGAGGTAGACCCCCCGGAACTGATAGACTACCTGCAGCCCAGAATGCCTTATTTCATGATTCCAAGATTCATAAGGTCTGTAGATTCCTTCCCCAAAACCGGCACGCAGAGAACTCAGAAGAACAAGCTTCGCGAACAGGGCGTTACCAAAGACACCTGGGACATGGTGGAAGCCGGCTACAAGTTAAAGAGGTAG
- a CDS encoding transcriptional regulator: MKKQNPEYGIIRSTEELGRTARAHRKNRRLTLETVSGLGNLSPRFLSEFERGKETAEIGKVLKALQTVGLEVVIQPRRTTPLSKISENGKETDE, translated from the coding sequence ATGAAAAAACAAAACCCAGAATATGGCATCATCCGATCAACGGAAGAATTGGGCCGTACAGCCCGTGCCCATCGCAAGAACCGCCGCCTTACGCTAGAAACGGTTTCCGGACTAGGAAACTTGAGTCCTCGTTTTCTCTCCGAGTTCGAGCGGGGCAAGGAGACCGCCGAGATCGGCAAAGTATTAAAAGCGCTGCAAACCGTCGGACTTGAAGTCGTAATCCAGCCTCGCAGGACAACACCCTTATCCAAGATTTCGGAGAACGGAAAAGAAACCGATGAGTGA
- a CDS encoding adenylosuccinate synthase, whose product MPSIVVLGTQWGDEGKGRIVDLIASRTDLVVRYQGGNNAGHTIVTDGKKIILHHVPSGILRENSLSLIGNGVVVDPKVLVAEIDALRSAGYPVSPSNFLVSDRAHVIMPYHREIDLLREKRRASGRKIGTTGRGIGPVYEDKYARRGIRMLDLTEPEAFRQRLISVMTERNAYVEKVLGAEPLDPESVYEEYVGYGEVLGPFIADVSAIVRRSGDEGKRILFEGAQGSLLDIDFGTYPYVTSSNAGLGGVFSGTGAVPALVSSIVGVAKAYTTRVGEGPFPTEESGEIQDALRREGEEYGATTGRSRRCGWLDAVALNYTLRTNGVTAIALTKLDVLSGFEKVKICTSYGYNGSSMKEFPASLSVLENCEPSYEEMDGWDEDLAGIKSAEQLPQNALRFIKRVEELTGVPVWIVSVGPQRDMYLELSDCVFSR is encoded by the coding sequence TTGCCGAGCATAGTGGTCCTTGGTACGCAGTGGGGGGATGAGGGCAAGGGAAGGATAGTGGATCTCATAGCCTCAAGGACCGACCTGGTGGTGAGATACCAGGGCGGAAACAATGCGGGCCACACCATTGTTACGGACGGAAAGAAGATCATACTCCACCATGTGCCCTCGGGCATACTCAGGGAAAACAGCCTGTCTCTTATCGGAAACGGGGTGGTCGTTGATCCCAAGGTGCTGGTCGCGGAAATAGACGCGCTCAGAAGTGCCGGGTATCCGGTGAGCCCCTCTAATTTCCTCGTAAGCGACAGGGCCCATGTGATAATGCCCTATCACAGGGAAATAGATCTGCTTAGGGAGAAGCGGCGCGCAAGCGGAAGGAAAATAGGCACTACCGGCAGGGGAATAGGCCCGGTCTACGAAGACAAGTACGCAAGGCGGGGCATAAGGATGCTTGATCTTACCGAACCCGAAGCCTTTCGCCAGAGACTCATTTCCGTCATGACCGAGAGAAACGCGTATGTAGAGAAGGTTCTCGGGGCGGAACCCCTCGATCCCGAGAGCGTGTATGAAGAGTACGTCGGGTACGGCGAGGTTCTCGGACCCTTCATCGCGGATGTCTCCGCGATTGTCCGCAGAAGCGGCGATGAGGGCAAGAGGATCCTTTTTGAAGGGGCTCAGGGGTCACTTCTTGATATCGATTTCGGCACTTATCCCTACGTCACGTCGTCAAACGCGGGTCTTGGGGGTGTGTTTTCCGGTACCGGCGCGGTACCGGCGCTCGTAAGCTCCATAGTGGGAGTTGCTAAGGCGTATACCACCAGGGTCGGGGAAGGTCCCTTCCCAACGGAGGAATCGGGCGAGATACAGGATGCCCTCAGAAGGGAAGGAGAGGAATACGGGGCTACCACGGGGAGAAGCAGAAGGTGCGGATGGCTTGACGCAGTCGCGCTTAACTATACGCTGAGAACAAACGGCGTAACCGCCATTGCCCTTACGAAGCTTGACGTGCTTTCGGGCTTTGAAAAAGTAAAGATATGCACAAGCTACGGATATAACGGATCGAGCATGAAGGAATTCCCCGCAAGCCTCTCCGTTCTTGAGAACTGTGAGCCCTCATACGAGGAGATGGACGGGTGGGATGAGGATTTGGCCGGGATAAAGAGCGCCGAACAGCTACCCCAAAACGCCCTGCGTTTCATAAAGAGAGTTGAGGAACTGACCGGAGTTCCGGTCTGGATCGTTTCGGTGGGACCGCAGCGCGACATGTACTTGGAGTTAAGCGATTGCGTATTTTCCCGGTAG
- a CDS encoding type II toxin-antitoxin system HipA family toxin, with product MSDPDALNIWNRRRLVGHLRRDSFGHISFRYDNDWLSGGGFAISQTLPLSPEEFTAEEGVAHRFFANLLPEGGFRERIVRDLKISDTDFNLLRAIGGECAGALSVLPEGRQPSVEQSYRPIDDEELAGLIAQRGQPYSWSEEKRARFSLAGAQNKFPILVREGKYLLPQGESPSSHILKFEIEGYRNVPAYETFTTLLARAVGLPVIDIELRSINKIHYTITQRYDRFPSDDGEVLRAHQEDFCQALGYGHERKYQEDGGPSFAQCFGMLRNVSSDPATDLPHLLRWQIFNVLAGNSDGHAKNLSLLHTPDGEIRLAPFYDLVCTRAIDRIDYHLALSVGKERNPSAILKQHWEDMARQCDIRPRYLVGLVEEVAAQLSENLILTRTFFEEQFGEYPALQRIEQVVIKQCKRTDKN from the coding sequence ATGAGTGACCCCGATGCGCTAAACATATGGAACAGGCGCAGGCTGGTAGGCCATCTGCGGCGAGATTCCTTCGGCCATATAAGCTTTCGTTATGATAACGACTGGCTCTCGGGCGGGGGATTCGCTATCTCGCAGACTCTTCCTCTCAGTCCCGAGGAATTTACAGCGGAAGAAGGCGTTGCCCACAGGTTCTTCGCCAACCTGCTTCCCGAAGGCGGTTTTCGGGAGCGCATCGTCCGCGACCTGAAAATATCTGACACGGACTTTAATCTGTTGCGGGCTATAGGCGGTGAGTGCGCAGGCGCTTTATCCGTTCTCCCGGAAGGGCGGCAACCCTCAGTGGAGCAAAGCTATCGCCCTATAGACGATGAAGAACTCGCCGGTCTGATAGCTCAACGCGGACAGCCGTACTCCTGGTCAGAAGAAAAAAGAGCAAGGTTCTCACTGGCCGGTGCCCAGAACAAATTCCCTATTCTCGTGCGGGAAGGAAAATATCTGCTGCCGCAGGGAGAGTCACCTTCGAGTCACATACTCAAGTTTGAGATTGAAGGATACCGTAACGTGCCCGCCTATGAGACCTTCACCACGTTACTCGCCCGTGCCGTCGGCCTGCCGGTCATCGACATCGAGTTGCGTTCCATAAACAAGATCCATTACACGATTACGCAGCGCTACGACCGCTTCCCAAGCGACGATGGAGAGGTTCTGCGAGCACACCAGGAAGATTTCTGCCAAGCGCTTGGGTACGGTCATGAAAGAAAATATCAGGAAGACGGCGGACCGTCCTTCGCACAGTGCTTCGGGATGCTACGGAATGTATCGAGTGATCCGGCCACGGATCTTCCGCACCTGCTGCGCTGGCAGATATTCAACGTGCTTGCGGGCAATTCTGACGGTCACGCCAAGAATCTATCGCTTCTGCATACGCCAGATGGAGAGATTCGGCTGGCGCCCTTTTACGATCTTGTGTGTACCCGGGCCATAGATAGAATCGATTACCACCTGGCATTGTCCGTTGGAAAAGAAAGGAATCCTAGTGCCATTCTCAAGCAACATTGGGAAGATATGGCTAGGCAGTGCGACATACGACCGCGATACCTGGTTGGTCTTGTCGAGGAGGTTGCAGCCCAGTTGTCTGAGAATCTCATTTTAACAAGAACTTTTTTTGAGGAGCAGTTCGGCGAATATCCGGCACTGCAACGCATAGAGCAAGTCGTAATCAAGCAGTGTAAAAGGACAGACAAGAATTAA